A stretch of Bordetella genomosp. 13 DNA encodes these proteins:
- a CDS encoding alpha/beta fold hydrolase translates to MSRHLPLWVVRLISLVVLAAASAAASAATIRHTVTAPDGVTLAVQESGNPDGPAIVFVHGLLGSRLSWQAQVDSPLLQRYRLITYDLRGHGQSGMPDDAAAYTDGRRWADDLASVIAATGARRPVLVGWSLGAAVITNYLASHGDGVIAGAVYVGGVIELTPQQIAAQPQVYHDLASEDLKTHLDAERAFLALCFATQPDAVTFQRLLANAALASARMQHAVHSMTVDAPAGLGALRKPLLLVYGERDALVKPGPSLDRAQALNPRARSVVYAQSGHAPFMEESGRFNRDLSAFVDAASSAAP, encoded by the coding sequence ATGTCTCGTCATCTCCCTCTCTGGGTAGTCCGCCTGATCTCGCTCGTCGTCCTGGCGGCCGCCTCGGCAGCCGCGTCCGCCGCCACCATCCGCCATACCGTCACGGCGCCGGACGGCGTCACGCTGGCCGTGCAGGAATCCGGCAACCCCGACGGCCCCGCCATCGTGTTCGTGCATGGCCTGTTGGGCAGCCGCCTGAGTTGGCAGGCACAGGTGGACAGCCCGCTGCTGCAGCGCTACCGGCTGATCACCTACGACCTGCGCGGTCATGGCCAGTCCGGCATGCCCGATGATGCCGCCGCGTACACCGACGGCCGCCGCTGGGCGGACGACCTGGCCAGCGTCATCGCCGCAACCGGCGCACGCAGGCCGGTGCTGGTGGGATGGTCGCTCGGCGCGGCGGTCATCACGAACTATCTGGCTTCCCATGGCGATGGCGTCATCGCGGGCGCCGTCTATGTGGGGGGCGTGATCGAGCTGACGCCGCAACAGATTGCCGCGCAGCCCCAGGTCTATCACGATCTGGCGTCGGAAGACCTGAAGACCCACCTGGATGCGGAGCGCGCCTTCCTGGCCCTGTGCTTCGCGACCCAACCGGACGCCGTCACGTTCCAGCGGTTGCTGGCCAATGCCGCCCTGGCCTCGGCGCGAATGCAGCACGCGGTGCATTCGATGACGGTGGACGCACCGGCCGGACTGGGCGCGCTGCGCAAGCCTCTGCTGCTGGTCTACGGAGAGCGCGACGCGCTGGTCAAGCCCGGGCCTTCCCTGGACCGCGCGCAGGCCTTGAACCCGCGCGCGCGCAGCGTCGTCTACGCACAATCCGGCCACGCGCCGTTCATGGAAGAGTCCGGGCGGTTCAATCGCGACCTGTCGGCATTCGTGGACGCGGCATCTTCTGCAGCGCCTTGA
- the greB gene encoding transcription elongation factor GreB: MNKAFVKESDRDDEDELPEAAALPAGTRNYMTPQGYARLREELTQLMNVERPAVVQVVSWAASNGDRSENGDYLYGKKRLREIDRRMRFLTKRLDIAEVVDPALQPNRDQVFFGATVVYLDKAGEEHTVTIVGVDEAEPLAGRISWISPVARALIKSREGDTVVLRTPGGVDELEILEVRYPS, encoded by the coding sequence ATGAACAAGGCTTTCGTCAAAGAATCCGACCGCGACGACGAGGACGAGCTCCCCGAGGCCGCGGCATTGCCGGCCGGCACGCGCAACTACATGACGCCGCAGGGCTACGCGCGGCTGCGTGAAGAGCTCACGCAGCTGATGAACGTCGAGCGCCCGGCCGTGGTGCAGGTGGTCTCGTGGGCCGCCTCGAATGGCGACCGTTCCGAGAACGGCGACTATCTGTACGGCAAGAAGCGCCTGCGCGAAATCGACCGCCGTATGCGCTTTCTTACCAAGCGCCTGGACATCGCCGAGGTGGTCGACCCGGCCTTGCAGCCGAACCGCGACCAGGTGTTCTTCGGAGCCACGGTGGTGTATCTGGACAAGGCGGGCGAGGAGCACACCGTCACCATCGTCGGGGTGGACGAGGCCGAGCCGCTGGCCGGCCGCATCAGCTGGATATCGCCGGTAGCGCGCGCGCTGATCAAGTCGCGCGAAGGCGATACCGTGGTGCTGCGCACGCCGGGCGGGGTGGACGAACTGGAAATCCTCGAGGTTCGCTACCCGTCTTAG
- a CDS encoding 3',5'-nucleoside bisphosphate phosphatase, with amino-acid sequence MQTAMLNFDLHCHSTVSDGALPPAEVARRAHANGVDVWALTDHDEVGGLAEAAREAGELGLRFVTGTEISVTWARQTVHIVGLQFDPANAELVQGLRKTRSGRAARAQRIGERLAAMGMPGAYEGALPFAGNPELISRTHFARYLVEAGYCPDVQTVFNKYLGDDCPGHEPMQWATLAEAVGWIRGAGGRAVIAHPGRYKYTRTQFAALFDEFLQLGGEGIEVVTGSHTPDEARQYAEVARRYGMLASRGSDFHSQYESKADLGMLPMLPPDLKPVWHDWI; translated from the coding sequence ATGCAAACCGCCATGCTCAACTTCGACCTGCACTGCCATTCCACCGTGTCCGACGGCGCCTTGCCGCCGGCGGAGGTGGCAAGGCGCGCGCATGCCAACGGCGTGGACGTGTGGGCGCTGACCGATCACGATGAGGTCGGCGGCCTGGCCGAGGCGGCCCGTGAGGCCGGCGAGCTTGGATTGCGTTTCGTCACCGGGACCGAAATCTCGGTCACCTGGGCCAGGCAGACGGTGCATATCGTGGGCCTGCAGTTCGATCCCGCCAATGCCGAACTGGTGCAGGGCCTGCGCAAGACGCGCTCGGGCCGCGCCGCACGCGCGCAGCGCATCGGCGAGCGTCTTGCGGCCATGGGCATGCCGGGCGCCTACGAAGGCGCGCTGCCCTTTGCCGGCAACCCCGAGCTGATCAGCCGCACGCACTTCGCGCGTTACCTGGTCGAGGCGGGCTACTGCCCCGACGTGCAGACCGTATTCAACAAGTACCTGGGCGACGACTGCCCGGGCCACGAGCCCATGCAGTGGGCCACGCTGGCCGAGGCCGTGGGCTGGATCCGCGGCGCCGGCGGGCGCGCCGTCATCGCCCATCCAGGCCGCTACAAGTACACGCGCACGCAGTTCGCGGCGCTGTTCGATGAGTTCCTGCAACTGGGCGGCGAGGGCATCGAGGTGGTCACGGGCAGCCATACGCCCGACGAGGCGCGCCAGTACGCCGAGGTGGCGCGCCGCTACGGCATGCTGGCCTCGCGCGGTTCCGACTTCCACAGCCAGTACGAAAGCAAGGCGGACCTGGGCATGCTGCCCATGTTGCCGCCGGACCTGAAGCCGGTGTGGCACGACTGGATCTGA
- a CDS encoding alpha/beta fold hydrolase, whose protein sequence is MQQPRLDYVTCASPAGLHRMAYWEWGDPSNRDVLVCVHGLTRTGRDFDELARRLCERYRVVCPDVVGRGASDWLVNPAFYTIPQYVSDMVTLLARLRPGRLLWTGTSMGGLIGLALSGSAAMARAMRAGGAYTGGHPQALPENGGIRFDRLVLNDVGPRLETVALRRIGEYVGEPREYASFAEAVRGMREVSASFGSHTDEQWETLARHVYRERDGRWIKHYDLGLAAPMAAQTPEVYEAGERLLWQAYDALDCPVLIVRGAESDLLTAATVAEMQSRNPRAQAVEFPDVGHAPTLMTCEQLDPVAAFLLG, encoded by the coding sequence ATGCAGCAACCCCGCCTCGATTACGTCACCTGCGCCAGTCCTGCCGGCCTGCATCGCATGGCCTATTGGGAGTGGGGCGATCCGTCCAACCGCGACGTGCTGGTATGCGTGCATGGCCTTACCCGCACCGGCCGCGATTTCGACGAGCTGGCACGACGCCTGTGCGAACGGTATCGCGTGGTGTGCCCCGACGTGGTCGGGCGTGGCGCGTCGGACTGGCTGGTGAACCCGGCCTTCTACACGATCCCGCAGTACGTGTCCGACATGGTCACGCTGCTGGCGCGGCTGCGGCCCGGCCGGCTGCTCTGGACTGGCACGTCCATGGGCGGCCTGATCGGACTGGCGCTGTCGGGCTCTGCCGCCATGGCGCGCGCCATGCGCGCGGGGGGCGCCTACACCGGCGGCCATCCGCAGGCCTTGCCCGAGAATGGCGGCATCCGCTTCGATCGGCTGGTCCTGAACGACGTGGGGCCGCGCCTCGAGACCGTGGCGCTGCGTCGCATCGGCGAATACGTGGGTGAACCGCGCGAGTACGCCTCGTTCGCCGAGGCGGTGCGCGGCATGCGCGAAGTGTCGGCCAGTTTCGGCTCGCATACCGATGAGCAATGGGAGACCCTGGCCCGCCACGTGTACCGCGAGCGCGACGGGCGCTGGATCAAGCACTACGACCTGGGACTGGCCGCGCCGATGGCGGCCCAGACGCCCGAGGTCTACGAGGCCGGCGAACGTTTGCTGTGGCAGGCTTACGACGCGCTGGACTGCCCGGTGCTCATCGTGCGGGGCGCGGAATCCGATCTGCTGACGGCCGCCACGGTGGCCGAGATGCAGTCGCGCAATCCGCGCGCCCAGGCCGTCGAATTTCCCGACGTGGGGCATGCGCCCACGCTGATGACCTGCGAGCAGCTCGATCCCGTCGCCGCCTTCCTGCTGGGTTGA
- a CDS encoding Bug family tripartite tricarboxylate transporter substrate binding protein, which translates to MKTCIYELMLRMRWAGLALALACAGVQAQVDYPSRPIRIIVPFSAGGGVDLTARELAHRLAAPLGQSIVVENKPGAGGALGVRTLIAAEPDGYTLLLGTAGEVAITPLVNPAVNYDARKDLSPVALVVKAPNVLVVHPDVPAQDLKGLIDHARANPKSVTYATSGVGTAQHLAGELFNRMAGVQAQHIPYKGSSQQVLDVVAKRITMTYASPAAVRSFVEKGQLRALGVTTAERIPTMPTVPAIGEVVPGYGLQSWFALFAPAGTDPRIVQKLNAEVSKVLRDPAVIKTLRESVGEPAYDAPAEVAAFIAQDIGRFEKIVREADITLRE; encoded by the coding sequence ATGAAGACTTGCATATATGAACTCATGCTTCGCATGCGCTGGGCCGGACTGGCCCTGGCGCTGGCTTGTGCGGGCGTCCAGGCTCAGGTGGACTATCCGTCCCGGCCCATCCGGATCATCGTGCCGTTTTCGGCCGGCGGAGGGGTCGATCTGACGGCCCGCGAGTTGGCCCACCGGCTGGCCGCGCCACTGGGCCAGTCCATCGTGGTCGAGAACAAGCCCGGCGCGGGCGGGGCGCTGGGCGTGCGCACCTTGATCGCGGCCGAGCCCGACGGCTATACGCTGCTGCTGGGCACCGCGGGCGAGGTGGCGATCACGCCGCTGGTCAATCCGGCCGTCAACTACGACGCCCGCAAGGATCTGAGCCCGGTGGCGCTGGTCGTCAAGGCGCCGAACGTACTGGTCGTGCATCCGGACGTGCCCGCTCAGGACCTGAAGGGGCTGATCGACCATGCCAGGGCCAACCCGAAGTCGGTGACGTACGCGACCAGCGGCGTCGGCACGGCCCAGCATCTCGCCGGCGAACTGTTCAACAGGATGGCGGGCGTGCAGGCCCAGCACATTCCGTACAAGGGTTCGTCGCAGCAGGTGCTCGACGTGGTCGCCAAGCGCATCACCATGACCTACGCCAGTCCGGCAGCGGTACGATCGTTCGTGGAGAAAGGCCAGCTTCGCGCCCTGGGCGTGACCACGGCCGAACGCATCCCCACCATGCCCACCGTGCCCGCGATCGGCGAGGTCGTGCCCGGTTACGGCCTGCAGAGCTGGTTCGCGCTGTTCGCCCCGGCGGGCACCGATCCGCGGATCGTGCAGAAGCTGAACGCCGAAGTCTCGAAGGTGCTGCGGGATCCGGCCGTCATCAAGACGCTGCGCGAATCCGTGGGCGAGCCGGCCTATGATGCGCCGGCCGAAGTCGCGGCCTTCATCGCCCAGGACATCGGCCGGTTCGAGAAGATCGTGCGCGAGGCGGACATCACGCTGCGCGAGTAG
- a CDS encoding hydantoinase B/oxoprolinase family protein produces the protein MNKPIDPIRAEVVARYLLGVTEEMGAALTRAAFSPNIKERHDCSTAVFDADGNIIALPQRVPIHLGSMVGVVDAILQKVSRSDIRPGDMFIANDPYHGGGSHLPDINMIAPVFHEGAIVAFVANIAHHADVGGMVPGSEAAVCTSIFQEGLRIPPVRLVSGGALNGDILDILLLNTRTPEERSGDIRAQIAANTVGIRSVQALFERYGTQELQDTIRGYLDFTERRFTRAIQELPEGTYVSSDFLDGNEEGETAEIKLALTVGRGRLVLDFAGSAPQLQSARNIPYRALIATVYTVLKSMLDPEIAANAGYFRTIEVRIPEGTVVGPVAPAAIGARAISCAVLGDVIATALSQAMPGKALARSGPHQLIVLAGDDPRTGKYFVNYETLAGGMGARSYRDGMDAVRVHASGSSNLPVEALEQAYPFLIERYEINADSAGAGRYRGGAGILRDYRILGENVVLSLSSERQHVAAAGSEHGGDGGLGRFILDPDTPQERRLPSAAAEIRLRAGQVLRVCTPGGGGYGAQG, from the coding sequence ATGAACAAGCCCATCGATCCGATCCGCGCCGAGGTCGTCGCGCGCTACCTGCTTGGCGTCACCGAAGAGATGGGCGCGGCCCTGACGCGCGCCGCGTTCTCGCCCAACATCAAGGAGCGCCATGACTGCTCCACCGCCGTGTTCGATGCGGACGGCAACATCATCGCGCTGCCGCAGCGCGTGCCGATCCACCTGGGCTCGATGGTCGGCGTAGTGGACGCGATCCTGCAGAAGGTGTCGCGCAGCGACATACGGCCTGGGGACATGTTCATCGCGAACGACCCGTATCACGGCGGCGGCTCGCACCTGCCGGACATCAACATGATCGCGCCGGTGTTCCACGAGGGCGCCATCGTGGCCTTCGTGGCCAACATCGCGCACCATGCGGACGTCGGCGGCATGGTGCCCGGTTCCGAGGCGGCGGTCTGCACCTCTATTTTCCAGGAAGGTCTGCGCATTCCGCCCGTGCGGCTGGTGTCGGGCGGTGCGCTCAACGGCGACATCCTGGACATCCTGCTGCTGAACACCCGCACGCCCGAAGAGCGTTCGGGCGACATTCGCGCGCAGATCGCCGCGAACACGGTGGGCATCCGCTCGGTGCAGGCCTTGTTCGAGCGCTACGGCACGCAGGAACTGCAGGATACGATCCGCGGCTATCTCGATTTCACCGAGCGCCGCTTCACCCGCGCAATCCAGGAGCTGCCCGAGGGCACATACGTGTCCAGCGATTTCCTGGACGGCAACGAAGAGGGCGAGACGGCCGAGATCAAGCTGGCGCTGACCGTCGGGCGCGGCCGGCTGGTGCTGGATTTCGCAGGGTCGGCACCGCAGCTGCAGTCGGCGCGCAACATCCCGTACCGGGCGCTGATCGCCACCGTCTATACGGTGCTCAAGAGCATGCTCGACCCGGAGATCGCGGCCAACGCCGGGTACTTCCGCACCATCGAGGTCCGGATTCCGGAAGGCACCGTCGTCGGCCCGGTGGCGCCGGCCGCCATCGGGGCGCGCGCGATCTCGTGCGCCGTGCTCGGCGACGTCATTGCCACGGCGCTGTCGCAGGCCATGCCGGGCAAGGCGCTCGCCCGCAGCGGGCCGCACCAGCTTATCGTGCTGGCCGGCGACGACCCGCGCACCGGCAAGTACTTCGTGAACTACGAGACGCTGGCCGGCGGCATGGGCGCGCGCTCGTACCGCGACGGCATGGACGCGGTGCGGGTGCATGCGTCCGGGTCGTCCAACTTGCCGGTCGAGGCGCTGGAACAGGCCTATCCGTTTCTCATCGAACGCTACGAGATCAACGCGGACAGCGCGGGCGCCGGGCGGTACCGTGGCGGCGCGGGCATCCTGCGCGATTACCGCATCCTGGGCGAGAACGTCGTGCTGAGCCTGTCTTCCGAACGCCAGCATGTGGCGGCGGCCGGCAGCGAGCATGGCGGCGATGGCGGCCTGGGCCGCTTCATCCTCGATCCGGACACGCCGCAGGAACGAAGGCTGCCTTCCGCGGCGGCCGAGATCCGGCTGCGTGCCGGCCAAGTGCTGCGCGTCTGCACGCCGGGCGGAGGCGGCTACGGCGCGCAGGGCTGA
- a CDS encoding hydantoinase/oxoprolinase family protein, producing MEKYWIGIDTGGTFTDLVLRDTDSSVCVYHKVPTRTQDPAQGILDGIRELLELGRVAPADVDFVVLGTTLATNAVLEGTWARTGMLTTRGFADVLDIARQRRPHYFNLDIPKPVPPSARVDRFEVTERLGCDGQALAALDEDAVRRAVAALKERDVGAVAVCFMHAYANPEHEQRALAIVREQWPQAYVCASADVLPELREYERFVTTAVNASLMPVMDRYLERFELGVKEIGVQRAARVMQSNGGAVTTRTVRKLPINTFFSGPAGGVMATVATGADVGERGLIAFDMGGTSTDVCLVKDLAPAMKSERPMRGLPVRAPTFDIHTIGAGGGSLAWLDAGGMLKVGPKSAGAYPGPAAYGRGGTLPTVTDANVLLGRLSPVSLLDGRMDVFPANAETAIREIVAEPLGMTVADAAVGILKIATVHMTGAVRVISVEQGEDPREYALVAFGGAGPLHAAEVALSAGMSRVIVPPRPGLLSAQGLLQSDQRGDFCMTCLVAAEPAQLGRVNAGFEALQARMQAWLQDESAGEGAQVQRTWQIDMRYAGQSSELTLPLSTPVVDAQMLDGLRQIFHDRHEAMLGYKLPTHDVQIVNVRGAVVIRSDKPATAGIAGDGELQAAISGHRSVWFEATGFVRTPIIKRDRLFAGAAFTGPAVVEQMDTTTVVPPGARASVDRYGYLHLDLSDIINTQGFQA from the coding sequence ATGGAAAAGTATTGGATAGGCATCGACACGGGGGGGACGTTCACCGACCTGGTGCTGCGCGACACCGATAGCAGCGTGTGCGTGTACCACAAGGTGCCGACGCGTACGCAGGACCCGGCGCAGGGCATCCTGGACGGCATACGCGAACTGCTGGAACTGGGCCGCGTGGCCCCGGCCGATGTCGATTTCGTCGTGCTGGGTACGACGCTCGCCACGAACGCAGTGCTGGAGGGCACCTGGGCGCGCACCGGCATGCTGACCACGCGCGGCTTCGCCGACGTGCTGGACATTGCGCGCCAGCGCCGGCCCCACTACTTCAATCTGGACATACCCAAGCCCGTGCCGCCGTCGGCCCGGGTCGACCGCTTCGAAGTGACGGAGCGCCTGGGCTGCGACGGCCAGGCCCTCGCCGCCCTGGACGAAGACGCGGTGCGGCGGGCCGTCGCGGCGCTGAAGGAACGCGACGTCGGCGCGGTGGCGGTGTGCTTCATGCATGCCTATGCCAACCCCGAACATGAGCAGCGCGCGCTGGCCATCGTGCGCGAGCAGTGGCCGCAGGCCTATGTGTGCGCGTCGGCGGACGTGCTGCCCGAACTGCGCGAGTACGAACGCTTCGTCACCACCGCGGTGAACGCGAGCCTGATGCCCGTGATGGACCGCTACCTGGAGCGCTTCGAACTCGGCGTCAAGGAGATCGGCGTGCAGCGTGCGGCGCGCGTCATGCAGTCCAATGGCGGCGCGGTCACCACGCGCACCGTCCGCAAGCTGCCCATCAATACGTTCTTCTCCGGCCCGGCCGGCGGCGTGATGGCGACGGTGGCCACCGGCGCAGACGTCGGGGAACGCGGCCTGATCGCGTTCGACATGGGCGGGACCAGCACCGACGTATGCCTGGTGAAGGACCTGGCCCCCGCCATGAAGAGCGAGCGCCCCATGCGCGGCCTGCCGGTCCGTGCCCCGACATTCGACATCCACACGATCGGGGCCGGCGGCGGCAGTCTGGCATGGCTGGATGCCGGGGGCATGTTGAAAGTGGGACCGAAGAGTGCGGGCGCGTATCCCGGCCCGGCCGCCTACGGACGCGGCGGCACGCTGCCGACGGTGACCGATGCCAACGTGCTGCTGGGCAGGCTCAGTCCCGTGTCGCTGCTGGACGGCCGCATGGACGTGTTCCCCGCGAATGCCGAGACCGCGATCCGCGAGATCGTGGCCGAGCCGCTGGGCATGACCGTGGCGGACGCCGCGGTCGGCATCCTGAAAATCGCCACTGTGCACATGACGGGCGCCGTGCGCGTGATTTCGGTGGAGCAGGGCGAGGACCCGCGCGAGTACGCGCTGGTGGCCTTCGGCGGCGCGGGGCCGCTGCACGCGGCCGAGGTGGCCCTGTCCGCGGGCATGTCGCGCGTCATCGTGCCTCCCCGTCCCGGCCTGCTGTCCGCGCAGGGGCTGCTGCAATCGGACCAGCGCGGCGACTTCTGCATGACGTGCCTCGTCGCGGCGGAGCCGGCGCAGCTCGGCCGCGTGAACGCCGGCTTCGAGGCGCTGCAGGCGCGGATGCAGGCGTGGCTGCAGGACGAGTCGGCTGGGGAGGGCGCCCAGGTGCAGCGCACCTGGCAGATCGACATGCGCTATGCCGGGCAGAGCTCGGAACTGACGCTGCCGTTGTCCACACCTGTGGTCGATGCGCAGATGCTGGATGGATTGCGCCAGATCTTCCACGACCGGCACGAGGCGATGCTGGGCTACAAGCTGCCCACCCACGACGTCCAGATCGTCAATGTGCGGGGGGCGGTGGTCATCCGCTCGGACAAGCCCGCCACCGCCGGCATCGCCGGAGACGGCGAGCTGCAGGCGGCCATCTCGGGGCACCGGTCGGTGTGGTTCGAGGCCACCGGCTTTGTCCGCACGCCGATCATCAAGCGCGACCGGCTGTTCGCGGGCGCCGCGTTCACCGGCCCGGCCGTGGTCGAGCAGATGGACACGACGACGGTGGTGCCGCCCGGCGCGCGGGCCAGCGTCGACCGGTACGGCTATCTGCACCTTGACCTTTCCGACATCATCAACACGCAAGGATTCCAGGCATGA
- a CDS encoding LysR family transcriptional regulator, whose amino-acid sequence MPNKLKLRQLEGFVAAADLGSFALAASHMAMSPPAFSQAIRELEATLGVALFDRTTRRVDLTPAGQQLLHSVRRPLQDLDHAHEEMRALALGHRGRVAFSILHSLAFGIGTRALAALRERHASISVQMIEDQNDVLVERVMNREVDFGVGMFTHASDDLSFEPLFVDELVAVFAAGHALRKSRQVEWAELAAHPLILLPQKSSVRRLVEASILVTGMPRQPVHEVVSMVTAINMASARLGITILPALSLPSLNMRKVAYRPIGEPKPYRQIGILRKLSRPVLEAERVALAQIRREARDAEGVLHPPP is encoded by the coding sequence ATGCCTAATAAACTGAAGCTGCGTCAGCTCGAGGGTTTCGTCGCCGCTGCCGACCTGGGATCCTTCGCCCTCGCGGCTTCGCACATGGCGATGAGTCCACCGGCCTTTTCGCAGGCCATACGCGAACTCGAGGCCACGCTGGGGGTGGCGCTGTTCGACCGCACCACCCGCCGCGTCGACCTCACGCCGGCCGGCCAGCAGTTGTTGCACAGCGTGCGCCGGCCGTTGCAGGACCTGGACCATGCCCATGAAGAGATGCGTGCCCTGGCGCTCGGCCACCGCGGACGGGTGGCCTTCTCTATCCTGCATTCGCTCGCCTTCGGCATCGGCACGCGGGCGCTGGCCGCGCTGCGCGAGCGCCACGCCAGCATTTCGGTGCAGATGATCGAGGACCAGAACGACGTGCTCGTCGAGCGCGTGATGAACCGGGAGGTCGACTTCGGGGTCGGCATGTTCACCCACGCCAGCGACGACCTCTCGTTCGAGCCACTGTTCGTGGACGAGCTGGTCGCGGTCTTCGCGGCCGGTCATGCGCTGCGCAAGAGCCGGCAGGTCGAATGGGCGGAGTTGGCCGCGCATCCGCTGATCCTGCTGCCGCAGAAATCCAGCGTGCGCCGACTGGTCGAGGCCTCGATCCTCGTCACCGGCATGCCGCGCCAGCCGGTCCACGAAGTGGTCAGCATGGTCACGGCCATCAACATGGCTTCTGCGCGCCTGGGCATCACGATACTGCCGGCCCTGTCGCTGCCGTCGCTGAACATGCGCAAGGTCGCCTACCGGCCCATCGGCGAACCCAAGCCTTACCGGCAGATCGGCATTTTGCGCAAGCTGAGCCGGCCGGTCCTCGAGGCGGAACGCGTGGCGTTGGCGCAAATCCGCCGCGAGGCGCGCGACGCGGAAGGCGTGCTGCACCCGCCGCCCTGA
- a CDS encoding threonine aldolase family protein, translating to MNQNTNVPNHAIDLRSDTVTLPTADMYEAIATARLGDDGLDADPTARELEAATAELLGKEDGVYFPSCTMANLATIMVQAARQDIVLAQEDSHIYGAERGGAVLTGAFYQPIRGECGAMDLDLLSDALDSRRSKLRTALVCLENTHNSAGGTVLPVEYMRDVAALARAAGAAVHLDGARMFNAAAYLGVPASALAEHADTVAVCLSKGLGAPMGAVLACPAALAGRIRTMRRALGGGQRQVGIAAAAGLVAIRSMVARLGEDHETAARLSAQLREQAPALRVSVPQTNIVMVDTSQTGRPAQQWAADLAQSGVLVRPWSRNVLRCVTHRHIVSTDVDQACQVFAALAVQGR from the coding sequence ATGAACCAGAACACGAACGTACCGAACCACGCCATCGACCTGCGCAGCGATACCGTCACGCTGCCCACCGCAGACATGTACGAGGCGATCGCGACGGCCCGGCTGGGCGACGACGGGCTCGACGCAGACCCCACCGCCCGCGAACTCGAGGCGGCCACGGCAGAGCTGCTGGGCAAGGAAGATGGCGTGTACTTTCCAAGCTGCACCATGGCCAACCTGGCCACGATCATGGTGCAGGCGGCCCGCCAGGACATCGTGCTGGCGCAGGAGGATTCGCACATCTACGGGGCGGAGCGCGGCGGCGCCGTGCTGACGGGAGCCTTTTACCAACCCATCCGCGGCGAGTGCGGCGCGATGGACCTGGACCTGTTGTCCGACGCCCTGGACTCGCGGCGCAGCAAGCTGCGCACCGCGCTGGTGTGCCTGGAGAACACGCACAATAGCGCCGGCGGCACGGTGCTGCCGGTCGAGTACATGCGCGACGTCGCCGCCCTGGCGCGCGCGGCGGGCGCCGCCGTGCACCTGGACGGCGCGCGCATGTTCAACGCGGCCGCGTATCTGGGGGTGCCCGCCTCGGCGCTGGCCGAGCATGCCGACACGGTGGCCGTGTGCCTGTCCAAGGGACTGGGCGCGCCGATGGGCGCGGTGCTGGCCTGCCCCGCCGCACTGGCCGGCAGGATCCGCACCATGCGCCGCGCGTTGGGCGGCGGCCAGCGCCAGGTGGGCATCGCGGCCGCCGCCGGCCTGGTCGCTATACGGTCCATGGTGGCGCGACTGGGCGAGGATCACGAGACCGCCGCGCGCCTGAGCGCGCAATTGCGTGAGCAGGCGCCGGCGCTGCGCGTCAGCGTGCCGCAGACCAATATCGTCATGGTGGATACGTCGCAGACCGGCCGTCCGGCCCAGCAATGGGCGGCCGATCTCGCGCAGTCGGGCGTGCTGGTGCGGCCGTGGAGCCGCAACGTCCTGCGCTGCGTCACGCACCGGCACATCGTGTCGACGGACGTCGACCAGGCCTGCCAGGTCTTCGCTGCGCTGGCAGTTCAGGGGCGATAG